CAATTTGTAActctacaaaatataaaagggagataattattttataaaccCAACTGAGCACTGTATTTTAAATAAGCCAGTAAATTCCTGGATGCATGTGTTCTGTTTCACCAAGTAACAACTAACCTCCTCCAGCCTCTGTATGTAGTATGGTTCATTGATATCCATTCCATCAAACTGTTCATCACCAGCAACGTTCTTGTCCACATACTTGGTGATGAACCTTCGGAACTTGTCTTTGCACTGACTGACCACAACGTCCGTACCCCAGATGACCAGTTGTGGACCAGCATTTGGATCACTGGTAATATCACTAGTGATTTTTGTTGGTTCCTATAACAGCAAAAAAAAGATAATCAGTTTAAATCTATGGGCTATATTCTGTCAGAAGTACTTTAAACTCAcaaattattgcaaggtttttataAATGTGACTGAATTGGTATAACAATAATAATCAAAGTGCTAGTAAGCACTGAAATGTAAagattgctttaatttatcacTGGGACGTAAAATTTAACATACCATTGTATAAAGCAATGGTTGCAATTGATTTGAccacattatcatgattatggaCAAAAGCAAATAGCTCCAATCTTTAAGATGTGACATCATTGATGTTTTTAGAACAGATATTATATTCCTACACCTTGCACAAGTTATGTAAtgacattaacggtaccaatttttcttcACAAATATGATATCAATTTGGAACTTGCATAACTGAGCATATATATTGAAAGATTTCCAGACAGGATGTTTaaaatgatatgaacatgaGCTATATTTTGAGTATCTCAAACCCATCAAAGACTTAGATATCAAGTTAGTACCATTAGGTTTTGATAACTGTATCATTGGTAGAAAATTTTATGTTGACACGcatattacatgcatattgaAAACAATTGCAAGGAAAAATGCACTAACACTTGGATCTGATCCTCCAATTGTAACTTGTCGGAGCTTCCTGTCACTTCTGACATCTGGTCTTGTTCTGATGGGTGTGGCAGCGGCTCCAGGGGTACGGGGACCACCTCTTGATCCTGGTGTTCCATAATTAAGGGGTGAACTCAAATCTATTTCACTGGTAGGAGCTGAAAcaaagaattattttaaatatgcatcatgtttgaatggtttaacactagtaattttttgggccctttatagtttgctgATTTGTGTACTGTGAGCCTAGGTTCTGTGCTTAAGACTGTACCTttaactataatggtttacttttatgaattgtgacttggatggatagttgtatcaatggcactcatacctcattTGCCTTTATCTATTAAATCTTAACATAAATGGCTTTCAAGTACATGCTTATAAACAAAGggattaattgattgttggttgctcaAAATagagacaaatatttcatgcatctTCAGGACGACAAACAACAGGACTTATAATGATGATGCATCTAAAACAACCAGGAAAGAAGGTAAACACCTCAGTGGTCTCATTGTTTATCAaacttcaaaagattttaaacatCTCTTCCCTCTGTCTTATCTGTGGTATAGTCCTTTAAAACATTAATCTcgtctaaaaatataaatacacacaaattggtataaaaatagattttctGCTGCTTGCTACATGTAGAAGAGGAAATCTTAATATCTACCATTTAACATACCTGCTCTAGATTGAGGTGGACTGGAAAACAGGGAGGTGTCCTCAGCTGGTGGTCCAGATGGGGGAGAGGAAGGCAGAGGTCGAAGGTCAGCACCAGGAGAACTATCCATTCTACGTTTTGATGGGGGTGAGGAGGTTTCATCTCTTTCTTTCTCAGGTTTGCTTTTTCTTGCACTTCCTCTTGTTGATGAGGCTAAAAATGAACCaataatcaattgaaaaaaaccaataacaaaCAGTATGggcttatatcatgtatataatttcCTGATAATAGGAACTGAAACGCCATATCCTCAATCTGCACATTTAGTAATTCTACCTCGACATTTAGGTTGTTCCAACATTTCATAGactatttttgctgtttaaCTTCAAagacatgtcatttttcattgtATTAGACTTCCctccatcttcgctagccaaaagttgcgatccactcccgctctcttctgacacccttggcggattgagataaaatttcaGATACACAAGAACTTTTATTCCCTCCAagttttcaaagtttttttttgtttttttataaagtttatcttTTCTTGTTTGTCCATAATTGTCTATCATGTctgtaaaatgtcaatttctatCTGTTTGAAAACAATTGCTTTgacattgaatatttttctaaagtaaataattattttagattaaaaatTGAGAGTTCCCTCTAACATGTCTAATAGCTATGTAAtggagtttaaaaaaaaccccataTTTACATTGTAGATATGCTTTACTACAGTACAGTTCAAGAGTACCAACTCTCCCACACCCTACACCGAGGAAAATGTCGGAGCCACTCCGACAAACTCCGATATTCCTCCCAAAATGTTGGGAGGAATTTGGGAGTAATCTCTCCCAAAATCAGGTAAATGTTTATTGTGATAACGAGCTCACTCTCTACAAGAGGAATTAATTGCCCTTATCCTACTTTGATCTATACCAGCACAAGACTGAATGGGTAATTGGATTACCTGACAGGTAAAGGTTGAAGTAATAAAGAGTTATATTTCCGGTCTACTGTACCAGTTTAAGTGTCAAACAggtgtatatataattttaaatgtcttttatactaattaaattttatttgtggtaataaaaactaaagtcaaaatattttcgtattttttgtTAGCCCATCTAAAAATATCTTAACCTTAATGtacttgctttaaaaaaaaaaaaacgattataaaatatagcagaatatgtgaaaaacaaaatattctacttcaaagttaaagtctttatttaaaaattataagtctaaaagttttatatatgcaagtaaaaaggaaaatttattCACCATTCATTAGACAAAACGATTGCCCCGTATCAATTGTGTAAATCTACGGCATTTTCTTTTTACGATTATCTAATTGCTGGAatgaataaaagatttaaaagcaaaatgttgtagttaattctttcaattgtatttaagttttataaaaaatgaaaactacttAATTTTGACCTCGATGTCTTCACcagtaaattaatattttatttacgaaATGAGCATACTTGTGTAAAAATAACCGGAAACTTTCGCTAAATTAATCTGAgcagttaaataaaattacgtgtttgaaagttttgtatattcaagtaaaaaggaaaatattattCACCATTCGTTGTGCTTAACAATTACGGCATTTTCGTTTTACGATTTGTTGGCAGTACAGcagaataataatacatttccGTTACAACAGGAATACTTCCAGCTGCATTAATTcgtctttgtttaatattaactttcgcacaatgaatgtaaatttgtgtattttcaacaaaagattttaaaaacaattatttgccGTGCGAAGACAATTCCACGATACACATCTCAGTTATCAACAGTTTGGGTTGAACTTGAACTTGACTTACTTAACAATGTTAAATGCTAAAAATAGTTAACATCAATGTTATCCACAGCACGAGTTTTTTAAGAAGGAAAAAATATCGCGTACTAGTAAACTCAGGTGACCTTTCTGGCCGACCGTGGGAAAGTCCATTCAAGGTTTCTTCAGTTGCAGAACGACATTTTTGTGCAATCGTATTGAGGCTCCAGAAGGTCCTTTTACAATTGATTTGTCGGGAAAATATAATTCTTATCCGAATAAACGTGAacacatttttaactatttgaattttaatgttttatctttcaaaaaagaaagtacaTTAGTTATATGTCCATGGTCAATAATATAGATTTACAGTTGGTGATGtattaattgaaattatgaTGGAAATTGTCCGGGGTGACAGATTGTATTCAAAtgacaataatcatgataatacgaTAAAGAAATGCCAATTGTAGGCGGTtgggaaattttgaaaataaaatgatgactgATTTAACTGGAATAGAATATTATGATGGGCAATTATgaggtttgataaattttattaataattaaaggATTAGTGACCTATCGGATAGCGATAAGCGGATTACTTATCATCACAACTTTTAACATCTTTTGTAAACGTAAAATGATTGAGCgtcataaacttgtcaaacACCGGTAGAATTAtagtacatttataatataattaatgtgaaaatatttttcactttccaaattcaaatgaagaaattgatataaatacttTCGTCAATTTGAAAACCGTTCCGTAAAATGCGAAAATGACGAGCACTATCAATATCACTTGAAATTATTTCCTTTGTCAACAGAGTTGTCATTTAACAGTTTCTGTTCgtaatttgaattattcaagTCTGTATAAATGTACCGAGGTGGTGaaacatcatattttacatTGCTCAATAAATTAAGTTTACTTGATGATCCGATGAATCGGGTTaccgaaaaaaaaacatgattttattagccagttgattttttaataatgaacaaTTAATGCGCTGATATTGCTTATTGAATAAGttataaaagaaactaattGTGGCAAAATCGTCCTTGCTGAAAGAACACAATGTATGACCTGACCGGACTgtaatagaaacacaaaataacaattttcttcatactttttCGTATGTACGTTCTATTTTAAAGATAACGGCATAagacacaaatataaaagataataattatCTTATTCTAAATGATTATATTGTCACATCTTTAACTGTCAAAGAAAGGAAAACATTTGTTCAATTTATAATACCGTGATTTTAAAGCACACCTGTGCAACCAAGATCGATTAAATGTTCAAAGGTAAATTATCTGGGTAATCCAATTATGTTGTCATGCGTCGTTAATTTGAAGTACATCCGATGGGCAATAAACCAATTAACAGCCACGCGGTGTTGGGAGAGAATCTTTGGAAGATTTAAGGAGTGAAATCCGCGGTACTCGGTGTGATTCCGAGAAACACAGAAATCGGAGAAAAAAGTTATCGAATCGATATTTTTGAACAGTACTGTATGACAGATTATTTTTTGGTTAAGTATCCAATTGCAAAAAGTGTTtcctaattatatataaacaatttttttcttgtgaTTACACTGGATTCTCCTGATAAAACTTTTGTCTACAGACAAGTACCATTTAATGATTTTgacacattttcaaatattttatactgGCCAGCAACAGAAACTAAAACCATCATAAACTAATGATTCTGTGTTTTACACTAAACAGTGGATtcgttttcttcattttttatgacTGCTTTAACAAGCTTAATGCTTATGAAACAataacagcaaaaaaaaaatgtgacaatATATACATACGTGTTGTTGCACTGGATCTTGAACTTTTTCTGGttgctaaaaataaacaaagaaaatcaaaatacgGGTCTTCAACCGGATTCTATTAAGAACGAAGAAAATAATACTGTTTTCAACCTGTATTTCAgatcataattatgtttattgCACTAAATAgattgtttatatacatgtaagcaaGTAACTTCTTAATACAAATTTCCGCAACAGCTtcagttaattttgttttttccatCTGTTCTGTTGTTGTGAACAAAACGAGAGCTAAACTTCTGTATGcaattaataattatttagtTAAACATGTTCAAATGTTACTCTATTGGTGTCGATCTTTCAACTTGTCTGTTCCCTCACAAAAGACTAATCATGTTAATGAACAAGTAAAAAATTACCAAACTTCCTGAATCAAAATCATGAGGTTTTATTCATAGAAAAAACTATTTCCAACATAATCTTACGAGTTTTAGCATTTTCATCTGTTGTTGGAGAAGTAGGCTCTGATGTCCTCCCCCGTTTACTTCTACGAGGTGTCAATGGTTCAGACATTTTTGGGTTGTCAACTGTAAAGGTTCAATCTACAAGACAAATAGATACAATCGTACAAAAGGGTTAAAAAAGCAGTCATGatatattgcatataaattaaacaacaaaaactattactttatttataacatgaTTAAAAGGACATCCTCTTCAGAGCTGAAACTATAAGGGATaccatgccttaaaacttttccagatgcacaTGATTGTCTGTACTCTTGAGTTAATTTTGAAGTGAAAATGCAGCCATTTCAGCTGAAGCAAAGGTGGAATTAGAGGGTAGCCCATCCCcacttatatgaaaaaaaaattggttgattatgtagggaatcactgaagtgtgaATGGAGCAGCCCCCTTTTAAGCTCTCAGTGTGCCGAATCCGGGTCTGTACGCCCTAATTCATGTTCGCCCTAGTACCTGTTCACCCAGGGTCCATTCgccctgatttttattttttactaattgTTGTCTAGTGgcataattttaattatttgaataaaatatgttgaagtttgttgaaaaaatcaCCGAATATTGATATTGCCTCaatcaatttcatcattttccCTTTGATTGCAGTAGAATACtgcaatacaatgtatttatctttgttggtatttgttaacaaaataattgtattcagtCATTCACTAATGTATGCAGTATAACTTAGACTAGTCTCAGagtattttaatgaatgaacTTGTAAATCCATTTTACAGttcgtacattttttttaaattaatttcaagctgaatatattatcaaaacaaatttgttttttatattataaatccaTCAAAAGACAGGTATCACAATAAGCAGTGATCcgaattattttgtcataaaacaatgaattaaTGATCCTTAACAAGCCATAAACTTTTAGATATTTCCATGtttccataaatttcaagaatatatacCATAGAAATATATCTGATTAAGTTTATTCAACTTCAATGTcctgaatattaatatttttagtaGGGCGAACAGACTCTAAGGGCGAACGAACTCAGGGCAAACGGACCCAGGGCGAACATGTTACTAGGGCGAACGGTCCCGATAACGAGtgtgcccccccccccaaaaaaaaaatctagatcCGCCACAAAGGGTCCACACAAACCTTAATTTATGacataaaatgtacataaataacCATATAAAACACCATCTTTCACATGCAGAACTGTGCCttacaatttaaaagtaatcataaaacaataaacatgataatttgCAGATAACTGTAAGCCTTGAATGTTAAAATGCTACAGCaatttattttgcaaaacaaaaacataaaaatacctCCAAGTATGTCAATGATCACAATTAAAGCTATATTGAAAAGTCAATGTTAATGCATTTGCAAAATGACGTGAACAACACAAACTGTTCATTATCATTGTAtgcatttttataaatcaagTTTGTCAACTACCTCTGTGTTTTCGTTGTTTTGTGTTGGGTCTGTGTCACGTGTTGAAATTCGCGGGAAATATTTTACTTTACTTCCggtaaaagattttttttcatactcGATTTTTGGCAAATATGGTTTATAAggaaaacacaaatttaatcattatagaccaaaatagattaaaatttgaatttttgaaacagattttaaatgtttatgatactAAAGTATATGTCGTAAAAAGATGAATCTCATTTTCGGAGTACGACTCATTTCCGATAGCTAATTGTAAACATGAGCACATGGAGGCcaaaatttttacaaattgtcaCTCTTATAAGTGATTGACAACTAAGGTTTATGCGACTTACTGAAAACCATGTTCCCATTATTGTTAAAAGACTATATTTTCTCTGTCGCGTCAAGACAGATGATAAATGATGCCAGATTTCTGATCCGTTTTCGGATGTTTTGTTCCAAAAAAACAGACGAACAAGCAGTTGACACTGCAAGCGATGCAAGTTATGTACCTAGAAGACATAGAAACCGACAAGCTGATTCGTTACATTCTAGATCTGTTACAAGGACATCAGAATATGAAAACCATGGCAAACATCAAGTCAAGGGAATGCTTAATGATATGATTATAAATTCAGATAAAGATAAAGGATTTGTAGAGACTTTTTCATCAGATGTTGATGACAATCATAAATCAAAAGAACATGAAAAACATTCACAAATAATAAGACCGGAAATTGACCCAGAGACAaaatcatttactttttttcctgGGCAAGGAAGCCAGTTTGTTGGCATGGGTAAACAATTATTACCCTTTCCAGGTGTCAAAGGACTATATGACCATGCTAGTGAAATACTGAAATATGATTTACTAAAACTATGTCTGTATGGTCCAAAATCAGAACTTGATAAAACTATACATTGTCAGCCTGCTGTATTTGTGACATCTGTTGCAGCTATTGAGAGATTAAAAGAAGAAAACTTTCAggtaaacaacatgaacaataataaaaagatttttacagttacatatacaaaatgtacaatgtGTTACAACATTACCTGTATACATAGTATTATATTTCTACAGTTATTgttatacacatgtatattcTCTGGGTACAAAGCAGATCCTggtccacatgtggcacctgtcgtgcaAAGGGGTTTTGATGATTTGACCTTAGTCATTTGGAAATttgatagcttccttgtgagcagcaaccctacatcaaggaaatcatgatagcaGATACAAGTGAGGGAATCTTGTATCAAGCGggagatatacatgtattgaaggccgtactttaacctataatggtttaatttttaaattgttattttgatggagagttgtctcattggcactcacaccacatcttcctatatctatatagttcCTAAGCAGGCGCTGCTGGTACATGTATGTtgctacatgtacatcatgtacatagaaatagaaagttcacaTTTGGTTAACTTTCGCAGTTTTGCATTGCTCTTCAAATCCCATGTGCACGACCCTATGggttaaaaatatcaaacaccCCATCCCAGTTACACGTAACAAGTGGTGGTAGCTGTGCAATAGGTCGAGTATTTCTTTAGAGTAATTTGGCTGTTGAACAGGGACATTAAATCTTAGCTTCCACAAAAGTCCCATGTTCATGGAATACTTTTACCCTTTTATACATCTGTAACACCAACGTCTTGTGCCCCTATAGAGATGGTGGGCAAATTATGTTATGCTAATTGTGTAATGACTTTAACGGCGCATAACGTAACACTATACTTTGGTGTTTCATATGTAACGTCACATCCTTAGTAACTGTTATGTGTTCTTATATAGATTTTAATATACGTTCCACATGTTATATTTGCTGTCTTGTAAATGCCTAAGTTATTTCAAATTGGATGCTGATCTCAGGCCATCTTGGTCATTAGCTCACTGAAGTCAATAAACATAGTGATGCAAATGGCGGCGATGGGAATGTTGACATTCTGTCGAGTCGGGAAATGGACAAACAGGGCTTATATCTAAGCTTACTCTTAGCATGTAGGGGCCCAGGTTATAATAGTTATGCCTTATgctaataaaataacaatgtaatAAGCGGGAACGTGTGAAATAAGGGTAAACAGAAAGGGGGACAGTCATTCAGTCAGGGGACCCCCCATGGTCAAACAGTGAAGACGAACTCTATATTATTATTCCCAGAGACCTTACTAACAATGTTTacatacaataacaatatataagtatatacaaTGTTCATCAAATGTCTTTATATACCATTGTATACAGCAAAATGTACAGGTTGGCTAGCAGTAAATGACGAACGCGAAAGTCAAAGTGAGTGTTTACTTAGTAGCCAGAAAGagatgtatatcatgtatatacaaacCTACATTATATACCCTAAACCGCTACAATACAATGTGCATTGCTTTTCAAAGAACCCTCACAAAACTCTTTTTGAGCATGTTGAGGGGTCTGAAACAGTAAGTGGCCTGTTGTGAGACAAATTGGTTTTAAACCAATATTTGCCTGGCAGCAGAACTTTTCATGTTGATCAAACGaccattttaaacaaaatagaatatttgttGCCTgctataaccatgataacccTTGGTGTAAAAACAGTTCATACTGGAAGAATATTTCTTGTGTATAAGTTGAAAATGGGGAAATGATTGAAAAGATGAATAGAAAAATCAATTGATATGATAAGTACATTTATATCATGATTTTGTTGTATTACAGGGTATAGAGAATACCATTGCTACAGCTGGTTACAGTGTTGGAGAGTTTGATATGATAAGTACATTTATATCATGATTTTGTTGTATTACAGGGTATAGAGAATACCATTGCTACAGCTGGTTACAGTGTTGGAGAGTTTGATATGATAAGTACATTTATATCATGATTTTGTTGTATTACAGGGTATAGAGAATACCATTGCTACAGCTGGTTACAGTGTTGGAGAGTTTGATATGATAAGTACATTTATATCATGATTTTGTTGTATTACAGGGTATAGAGAATACCATTGCTACAGCTGGTTACAGTGTTGGAGAGTTTGATATGATAAGTACATTTATATCATGATTTTGTTGTATTACAGGGTATAGAGAATACCATTGCTACAGCTGGTTACAGTGTCGGAGAGTTTGCTGCTATGGTGTTTGCTGGAATGATGTCTTTTGAAGATGGTACTTACATATaactactgtaaatttagaaattaatgcaaggttttttattattgcgaaaaatgcgacaaagttgtaaacgcaatagtttaaactcgcattttgaaatatttcatatgaacATGATGAGTCAAACAGAAGTTttctcaaatatcgtaaaaaCTAAAATCGCATTTAACAATGTAACatgaatgacaaaatcgcaataataaatgcatgcaataatttctgaatttacagtatatatatatataagattgtttatttaaatgtcattcttaaataattgaatttgatttaaaaagttaaaatagcATGactctgacaaaaaaaattactaataaACCTCCTCATTGCATGACTCTGAAACTAAACAACATCATTTAGTGTAGTGTCACAGTCGTGCAATGATGAGATTTATCAGTTAGATTAAATAGAGCACAAAATAATTAAGctataaatatatcatgtatatctgcCTTAAACTTTTATTGGGCTTAATCCCAGGGCCCattataaccatgataacaagCATTTATAACACTG
This is a stretch of genomic DNA from Mytilus trossulus isolate FHL-02 chromosome 6, PNRI_Mtr1.1.1.hap1, whole genome shotgun sequence. It encodes these proteins:
- the LOC134721428 gene encoding malonyl-CoA-acyl carrier protein transacylase, mitochondrial-like; this translates as MFPLLLKDYIFSVASRQMINDARFLIRFRMFCSKKTDEQAVDTASDASYVPRRHRNRQADSLHSRSVTRTSEYENHGKHQVKGMLNDMIINSDKDKGFVETFSSDVDDNHKSKEHEKHSQIIRPEIDPETKSFTFFPGQGSQFVGMGKQLLPFPGVKGLYDHASEILKYDLLKLCLYGPKSELDKTIHCQPAVFVTSVAAIERLKEENFQGIENTIATAGYSVGEFAAMVFAGMMSFEDALSVVKVRAQAMQRASEETPSGMMTVFCFWGTKLNLATEAAKQYCKEQHHIEDPVCRIASYLFPEVKVIAGHEEALDFIEKNKKDFGIRSCKRIPVSGAFHTPLMDSARKPVSYALRRIEIHRPKFPILSNVTSNRLQNNVNFHKTVVNQLVRPVKWEQIMSTLFTRDKTKSAFPYTYECGPGKQLGIFLDKMNNKAFKNYRNIQV